In Porphyromonas cangingivalis, a genomic segment contains:
- the cas10 gene encoding type III-B CRISPR-associated protein Cas10/Cmr2, with amino-acid sequence MIYTAVTIGPIFKTIGKARSVKAFWTASYMFSWIMKRLIEELGGCSILSPHLPEEEPSFDTIKTKVGLFPDRLFIEGDAKAHVKRAKEKIIKELTEKGIGDIPEYLDSYISISTILVDVPDAEEGPLKILNEYLDTQELFCKSSPQGKDYMEEFMENAKNGFLQGFKGESERPFESTSEIAVSGWLSPDMIKENLSDKSEIDYTKLTKKDGYRNCYKYLAIIEADGDNFGKYIRKLSSSDDMRNFAKSFFNFSVDVVNKLRNETKAVPVYIGGDDLKLFAPILGGDVEKDIFRIIEIIDECFQKFRTNLNADNQLSMSYGVSIFYHKSPMSEAMDVAIGTLDKVKKTETKDAVAISIRKHSGKKIEFQLPRKHSDATSDIRNTTLYAKSVELIRAFKSDVSMINSLIYWIEEMYEAIFTDSVTGNKNRIKAVFANFFDEDVHKNHRGEGGFFERLEEFIYRMHKDEDAPQTQEGKKALLHGILRYCQFVTAKDEK; translated from the coding sequence ATGATCTACACAGCAGTGACAATCGGACCGATATTTAAGACTATCGGGAAGGCTCGTAGTGTGAAAGCTTTTTGGACTGCGAGCTATATGTTTTCGTGGATAATGAAAAGGCTTATAGAGGAGTTGGGGGGATGCTCGATCCTATCTCCTCATTTACCCGAGGAAGAACCGTCTTTCGACACAATAAAGACCAAGGTCGGATTATTTCCCGATAGGCTTTTTATTGAAGGCGATGCAAAGGCTCACGTCAAAAGAGCCAAAGAAAAGATCATAAAAGAGCTGACCGAGAAAGGAATAGGTGACATTCCAGAGTACTTAGATAGCTATATCTCCATCTCCACAATCTTGGTGGATGTGCCTGATGCAGAGGAAGGCCCCTTGAAAATCCTTAACGAATACTTGGACACCCAAGAACTGTTCTGCAAAAGTTCGCCTCAGGGCAAGGACTATATGGAGGAGTTTATGGAGAACGCCAAAAATGGATTTCTTCAGGGGTTTAAAGGTGAAAGCGAAAGGCCTTTTGAGAGTACTTCAGAGATAGCGGTGTCGGGGTGGCTTAGCCCTGATATGATTAAAGAAAATCTCAGCGATAAAAGTGAGATCGACTACACGAAGCTGACGAAGAAAGACGGTTATCGCAACTGTTACAAGTACCTGGCCATCATAGAAGCCGATGGAGATAACTTCGGGAAGTATATAAGGAAACTTTCGAGTTCCGATGATATGAGAAATTTTGCCAAGTCGTTTTTCAACTTTTCGGTCGATGTGGTCAATAAGTTGCGAAACGAGACAAAGGCTGTGCCTGTGTATATCGGTGGCGATGACTTGAAGCTCTTTGCCCCGATACTTGGAGGTGATGTCGAGAAAGACATCTTCAGGATTATCGAGATTATCGATGAGTGCTTCCAAAAATTTCGAACGAACCTTAATGCCGATAATCAGTTGTCGATGTCTTATGGCGTCAGTATCTTCTATCACAAAAGCCCAATGTCCGAAGCCATGGATGTCGCCATAGGCACATTGGACAAAGTAAAAAAGACTGAAACAAAAGATGCCGTGGCAATATCCATCCGAAAGCACAGCGGGAAGAAGATCGAATTTCAACTCCCTCGTAAGCATTCCGATGCTACGTCTGATATCCGGAATACTACTTTGTATGCAAAGTCTGTGGAGCTCATCCGAGCATTCAAGAGTGATGTCTCCATGATCAACAGCCTCATTTACTGGATCGAGGAGATGTACGAAGCCATCTTCACGGACAGTGTGACCGGCAACAAAAATCGTATAAAGGCAGTTTTTGCCAACTTCTTCGATGAGGATGTCCATAAGAACCATCGTGGTGAAGGAGGCTTTTTCGAACGACTTGAAGAGTTTATCTATCGGATGCATAAGGACGAAGATGCACCTCAAACTCAGGAGGGGAAAAAGGCTCTTCTGCATGGGATCTTGCGTTATTGCCAGTTTGTAACCGCTAAAGACGAGAAATGA